A single window of Candidatus Binatia bacterium DNA harbors:
- a CDS encoding pyrimidine/purine nucleoside phosphorylase has protein sequence MLEVNEYFDGKVKSIAFQTATLPATVGVMAPGNYEFDTSKKEVVTVVSGLMTVKLPGEDTWQDFQPGDSFTVAAGQVFHLQIAVDSAYLCTYE, from the coding sequence ATGCTGGAAGTGAACGAATATTTTGACGGGAAGGTGAAATCGATCGCCTTCCAGACAGCCACCCTGCCCGCCACCGTCGGCGTCATGGCACCCGGAAACTACGAGTTCGACACCAGCAAGAAGGAAGTCGTCACCGTGGTCTCGGGCCTGATGACCGTAAAGCTGCCGGGCGAGGATACCTGGCAGGACTTCCAGCCCGGCGATTCGTTCACCGTGGCCGCCGGCCAGGTCTTCCACCTGCAGATCGCCGTGGATAGCGCCTACCTCTGTACTTACGAGTAA
- a CDS encoding right-handed parallel beta-helix repeat-containing protein, whose translation MIWKPGFLCALAGVFLAAAFSTPSNAAELCVNPADVACYATIQEAVDEAATGDVITIHPKADGSAYNEGVIVETPGLTLTGSVPGELDKILNRVGFGGVKAALTLKDDDAKTWLKNYANGKELKKEIKTLAKVARQKIFLTTCPGVMVESCQLRGCGRTEEPPSESGIRVEANDTTLSHLSIRHGLYGVAINPDVTGTTISNICFRANSRMIGSAVPRDWDYDAGPNERDVVGGNHNTTIRSTALLNASSEYGIRIVGDDVVMEENILVNTDGIEVKGEDYRISRNAIAGTNDYECLDVVGANGVITQNLLLDCEGAIKVTASDDMVVQGNLVLGSKRSREMIRFGRNSGQVSLRAIIRHNVLRLGTESGMDLDITGAIVEGNLVESVGNRSYNAGIEMQGSNNILRGNLLRTNSYSGIHVRVNDGDFVEAGLPPGSWNNEIRDNYVLGNGTSGIVLGVGEDVGSMDSSPAKVQNTLIADNYVQGNHGEGVAIASGSDPGDSCPIYCGYDSGRDEWKLYTSNDSSSCQYWTSNDTNASGGVCVVTTGGFTEQDCDDLASGSWDSGSQTCRFDLPNDGEDRCLWFGGTWDEAASFCGYSEAAIAAGLALLAPEATTLSGNTIVGNRTDVCNQGTDTIIEGNNTIQTGGIDTDCVVETGSR comes from the coding sequence ATGATTTGGAAACCAGGATTTCTTTGCGCGCTCGCCGGCGTGTTTCTCGCCGCCGCTTTCTCGACCCCCTCCAACGCAGCGGAACTTTGCGTCAATCCCGCCGACGTTGCGTGCTACGCGACGATCCAGGAAGCTGTCGATGAAGCCGCGACCGGCGATGTGATCACGATCCATCCCAAGGCCGACGGCAGCGCCTACAACGAGGGCGTCATCGTGGAGACGCCGGGCCTCACCCTCACAGGATCGGTACCGGGGGAATTGGACAAGATTCTCAACCGGGTCGGATTCGGAGGCGTCAAGGCAGCACTTACGCTCAAGGACGACGACGCGAAAACTTGGTTGAAGAATTACGCCAACGGAAAGGAACTGAAAAAAGAAATCAAGACGCTTGCAAAAGTCGCCCGGCAAAAGATCTTCCTCACGACCTGTCCGGGCGTGATGGTCGAGAGTTGCCAGTTGCGGGGCTGCGGTCGCACCGAGGAGCCGCCAAGCGAGAGTGGAATTCGCGTGGAAGCAAACGACACAACTTTGTCGCATCTGTCCATCCGGCACGGGTTGTATGGTGTTGCCATTAACCCCGATGTGACCGGTACGACGATCTCCAATATATGCTTCCGCGCCAATAGCCGGATGATCGGGAGCGCGGTGCCGCGCGACTGGGACTATGATGCCGGCCCCAATGAGCGAGATGTCGTGGGCGGCAACCACAATACGACCATTCGATCGACAGCGCTGCTCAACGCTTCGTCGGAGTACGGGATTCGTATTGTAGGAGATGATGTTGTGATGGAGGAGAATATCCTCGTCAATACCGATGGCATCGAAGTGAAGGGCGAAGATTATCGGATTTCTCGCAACGCCATCGCTGGCACCAACGACTACGAGTGCCTTGATGTCGTAGGGGCGAATGGCGTCATTACCCAGAACCTTCTCCTCGACTGCGAGGGGGCGATCAAGGTCACAGCGTCAGATGACATGGTTGTGCAGGGCAACCTGGTTCTCGGAAGCAAGAGAAGCCGCGAGATGATTCGATTTGGCCGCAACAGTGGTCAGGTCTCGCTTCGGGCAATCATTCGCCACAATGTCCTGAGGCTGGGTACGGAATCGGGGATGGACCTGGATATAACGGGGGCTATTGTCGAAGGAAATCTGGTCGAGTCCGTCGGTAATCGCTCCTACAATGCCGGGATCGAAATGCAGGGAAGCAACAATATCCTTCGCGGAAACCTTCTGCGGACCAACAGCTACAGCGGGATCCACGTTCGCGTGAATGACGGAGATTTCGTGGAAGCGGGACTGCCTCCGGGTTCATGGAACAACGAAATCCGAGACAACTATGTTCTGGGCAATGGTACGAGCGGCATCGTTCTCGGCGTTGGAGAGGACGTGGGGTCGATGGACTCCAGCCCGGCCAAAGTCCAGAACACTCTGATCGCAGATAACTACGTTCAGGGGAATCACGGCGAAGGCGTCGCGATCGCATCGGGCTCGGATCCGGGAGACTCGTGCCCGATCTACTGCGGTTATGACTCGGGGCGCGATGAGTGGAAGCTCTATACCAGCAATGATTCCTCAAGCTGCCAGTATTGGACCAGCAACGATACCAATGCGAGCGGTGGCGTGTGCGTTGTGACGACCGGAGGCTTCACCGAACAAGACTGCGATGATCTGGCATCGGGAAGTTGGGATTCCGGATCGCAGACCTGTCGTTTTGATTTGCCGAACGATGGCGAAGATCGTTGCCTCTGGTTCGGCGGCACCTGGGATGAGGCGGCTTCGTTTTGCGGTTATTCGGAAGCCGCGATTGCGGCCGGGCTGGCCTTGTTGGCGCCGGAAGCGACAACTCTGAGCGGCAATACCATCGTTGGCAACCGCACCGATGTCTGTAACCAGGGGACCGACACCATCATCGAGGGCAATAACACGATCCAAACCGGCGGGATCGATACCGACTGTGTGGTCGAGACAGGTTCTCGTTAG